Within the Molothrus aeneus isolate 106 chromosome 1, BPBGC_Maene_1.0, whole genome shotgun sequence genome, the region GCCCCCCATTCTatggtggggtgggaggggaggtGGGTTATGAGCCCTGCTGAGAGGGTAGAGCTGTTTCTGCTGTGGGACAGTTTAAATTGTCAGATAAAATCAGTTTCTAAATGAGCTCTTGAGGCAAGTTTTCTGGGCAGGTATGCTATTGAGTGAACCAGtgagtggtttttcttttgggaaGACAAAATTAGTGCATTACCATGAGAGTGAGATCCTGCACAGATAATGGTCTTGTCTGAACACAAATGGGAAAGTGGCCTCATTCACAGGGTGTGTGACCCAGCAGCACCTTGAGATGTGATGCTTCAGGTGCCCCATAGCCCTTGATGGGCTGAAGCTATTGGGGGCTGTTAAAAACTGTGACCCTCTACAATTGCTGCTGTACAAACTCCATCTGTGGCCAATTTCTAGAAAATAGAAGTGTCTACCAAAGAACAAACATGTTGTAATGCTGTATACTcatcctgctccttctgctctttctccttAATTGTTTGGCATCATTCAGTTTTGGAATTGTGGTGATTGAACCTTTGATCtgacccagagcagctcttcttATGTTTTAATGCAATGGGATGATGAAATGTCATGCACTAAGCAACAGAGCGGAAAAAAAGCTGTAATCTGACCAGCCAGCAGACAGGTGCACAGAGACTGGTGATGTCAGACAACTTCTAAAACTCATATACTGATCCTATTACAATTCAGGTGAAAATGAACAAATATGGATAAAGAAAAAGGACTGCTCAAGACAGAGACTTCACTGAGCTTATTCAGCATTATGTGCAGGGTCTCAATGACCACAGCCCCCACAGTAATCAAGAGACAGAGCATCCCTTTACCCAAAATTTCCATCTAAACTGACAGGGGACAAGCAACAATATTCCTTATTATGGTCTTAATAAAActgggagagggaagaaaaccCAGGATTAACATTTCTCATTGTATAGACAGTTACAGGGATCATAATTAATCAGATGCCATGGAGAAGATGGGAAGATACCTCAAGCAGCAGTGGTGGCTGGCTGGGGTGACAGCTCAGCCTAGGCTGGGAGAACATCAGATTGCTCAGGGACTTGCTCAGATGAACTTTTGAAATCTTGAAGGATGCAAATttcacaacctctctggacaacctgctTCCATATGTCTGATAGGAATTTCTTTTGCTGCAACTTCTTTTGCTTGCAATTTGCAATTTGCTGTCTCTTGCCCACAGAAAAATCTGCTaactttcttctgctgctgctacttGCCAGCTATCTGATCTCCTTCCTATTCTTTTAAGTCCAGATATCCTTATGGTCTTTCTCTCTTATTCTTCTGTAACTATTATGTGATTAATTTTCTATTTAGCAGCTCAGCAAACATGTTTTCCATGAGTCCTATTGCCACAGCTGCCATTCACATTGATATGATACTTAATGCTGAATTAAGGCTTATTTGAAGAATCTGGGCTTGGTTCTGATTTTGTAGGCAAGGGCAATAGGCTACATCTATAGATACTGGCCTTGAACCCCTGACCTAAACTTATAAAGGCATGGGGACAAGTTTTACAGCATTGGAGTCACAGAGCAACTTCCCAAGAGTCACTGTTTGCATTGTGTACAGATAGAGAGATACAGCATGTAATTCAATAATGACTTTGGCCCAGTATACGTGGGTGTAAAGATGTGTGGGCTCCTGGCTTGGTTTCAGGCCAATCTCTAATTAAAGAGTGAAAGATTAAGATGAAAGCAATTGCACTCTTCTTTAGTCAGAATGACCTACTAGTGTTAATTAAAACAGTCTTcaggcaaaaataaatttggctGCCAAAGTTATGTGCTGCACATTAAATAAGGACGTAGCTGGTTTAAAGAGTGCTGAGCTTCTAGAGGTTTCACAGAAACCACTCATACAGCTTTGGGCACTTTTgttggaatattttaaaacaaatcctTTGCCTAAACCAGCTACTTCATGTGTATTTCAGACACCCACTGGCTTTTTCTTCAAACTACATCATTTGAGAATGGGTACCTTATCTTGGTGTGAGCATACAGTGTTCTGGAGGATAAAATATCACCCTATCATTGGACACCAAAGTATCTTCATCTATCTTTTCTATAGTCTCTGGTTACAGACCCATGGCAACAGCAACAAGAAGATACTTAGATCCTACATTGCTCTGTTCTTGCTGGGTCTGAACATTAAAATGCCTGTGATAAAGGCATTCAGGTATTCAGGATCTGCCCTTGATATTTTTAGGTAGCTAGAAATGTTCCCAAAGAAGGATCAGGCCTTTAAAATGCCACAACATCCTATTACACCTGTGTGAGACACCAATCATTGTTCTTAAAAGCCACACATCTTTCCCATCTCATTTATACTGCCCCATGTTATAACCAGAtggccaggtgctgctgctgtgacattGACCCAAGAGGGGAGAAACAGGCCCAGTGCTTCAGAAATACTGTTTTCAATGGGAATAGGATGGCAGCAGTCATCCCACCTCAGAGGGCCTGAAAGACCCTTCATCATGCAGAGTGGTGGTACACTTCAGAGGCAGAAGGGGCCAGACAAAGACAAACACTCATGAACCCATCTCCTTGAGCTAAATTCTTCACTCTCTTCTTCTTAGTCCTcaggttctattttttttcatgtacatCTTCTCTAATATGATTATAAGATCTTAGGGTAATTCAGGGAGGAGGGGAACTCCAGCGGTCTCTAATTCAAGCTCTTGCTTAAAGCAGGGTGAGCCATGAGATCAGACCAGGAAATATCCCAGGATGAAGACGGTGCAGCTGTCCAGAGGCCAATGTCTTCCTCTTTGGGAACAGAATTTCCTGCCTGACATCTACCTCACAAAGgaccctcctcttcccctgtgATGCTCCTGCACCATATCCCAGGATGTGGTGCTGGTGAGGACTGCAAGCCTTTCTCTCCTTCATGGGATAATTTAGGGGGTGACTGCTGAGAGGGCAACTCACAGATAGGGAAATCACTCTGGCCTTCCCTGTTGACAGCAGGATTTTAATCAGGGTCTGACTTAAATCATTAATTCACAGCCCTCCGGTTGTTTAAAGAGCTGTGATAATGAGCTGAGAAGAAATTACTATTCATTGTCTCTTGGCAGGACTGTAATGGCATGACATGACATTCATTGAAAGAGCAGAGATAATCttcagaatgagagaaagagaaaatctaCCCAGAAGAAACAATGACAGGAGATTCCTCCACATATGCAAACACAAAGAGGTCAATTTATATCTAGTTTTTTCAACATGTCTTTATTCCTCAAGGGTATTTGGCAAGACAGCCATAACATAAACTTCACGTCCAACATTACTTGGCAACATATTTCCcagcagggaagaaaataaattggatttttttctttgtgctaATGCCACATTTTTGGATGGTTTTTTGGAAGCTAATCAAGAGATGGCTGCTCAGCATGCCTCTTCATTCTTGATGGGCTTTTAGTGCAAAATTGCCAGCAGCAACTTTCTGAAGTCCCCAGAGGTGTCAGAGTGGACAGCTTCAGCTAACGGCTTCTTGTACATCTGCTGGAACTTCTCCTTTATTGCTGGCAGGTCGCTCTGAGGAGACACCAAAAACCTCTTTAGAAGAGTGGTGAATGCTTTGAGTaacctgccctgcccctgccagcaccCCTGGGGTCTGATTCAAGGCCCACCACACCAAGTGGGAGTAGGAGAGGAGAATGCAGGAGGTCTAAAACTCTTGGAGGACTTCGAGCTTAACATTTGAATTCAAGGTAAGTCCATGTCAGATGGTGGTGAGGGGATGCTAACTGTGAAGAAGGCCTGCATGGAAAGTTATGCCAAGGCTGGGACAATCTCTGCCCAatggtgctgtgccagcacagccttaGTACTGGAGAAACTCACACAGGAATGATGTGAGCTCCTGAGGTCATCCCCTGGTGGCAAACAGGGAAAGAGGGATGTCCCAGGAGTATGGCTAAAAAAGAGTGTTGTTCCACCCAGAGAAGTAATTTTCTGGTTACTGCTGGGGGAGAAACAAACTCCTTATCTGGAGCTGTCCTGTAAAAAGGCACCTACAGCACAGGTCTGATCTTTATTGCAGTGGGTTTTAAATGTTATAACGACTGGACTGTGTCTTAATGGAGACAATGTGCTGGAGCCTAATTTTTCTCACTGTGGATCATTGAGAAATATGCTTTCCTCATGCCTGTGAGAGGCTCCTCCTCTGTGTTGATTGAAACAGCCCTGGGGTTACAACCTACACAGCTTACAAGGAATACTTAAAGATTGTGCTTAAATATCTCAAATGTCTCATGAGGTTTTGTGCTTCTTAAAATGACAGTTAACTCCTttggctttttatttctcttccctcctccccatctgtttttcccagctggaatcaGAGAAAATTGGCAACATATGTTTATAAGCAATTCTCAAATTGGAAACTGCTGCTTTATCATTAATTAACTAGGAATTATTTCTACACATCCTACTGGGGCCAGACCTCCCCATGGGCTGGTTTTAACCAGGTACAGTTGACTACACTTGAAATTGCCTACATGCTTCCTGGTTTAGTtcctttgaaaacagaaatagatGCAATATCAAAATTAGAGGTGCCTGGGTACAGAAGCAGAGTGTGACCACTGATGTCACTGGGCTGAAAAGGGTTTGCTGAGCACATGATCTACCAGGACTCACTCCATACCCTCTACATTTGTGTTCTCCTAGAGCTGATGTGAGCAGTTACAGGACACAGGGTACCCTACCTCAGCCCTGGTCACAAGGATGCGAATCAAGGTCTCTTCATcagtcccagctcctttcaTCGACTTGTGCAAAAGTGTGGCAAAGTAACCTGGGCAGTCTTTGGCACAGCTgactaaagaaaacagtaagaGGCCTCATTATATTTGTACATTTACAGTTTGTGATACAACTTCAAGCAGAATTAAATAAGTAAGAAAAGGAAACTCTATGTGTTTATGCTTAGACACATGAGCTGGCAGGGCTTTTATTCTGAGACTGATCCCCTATCAGTATGCAAGGAGAAATCTTGGAGTATGAATGGGGATGTCCATTTTTCCACAAGAGATTACCAGCACTGAGTACTCAGCCATTCCACAGTGAAAATTACATAAATGAGAAACCCCATGCCCTCATGGGGTTCCTCTTGCCCACCCATTCTTGGGGTAGATGcctgttgtattgcactaaatagtttatttagccATTTACAGCTGCTCACTCTGCAGATCACAGGAGGAAATCTGTGAGAGCCTAAATCCAGATGGGTAACAGCAATACAGTGGGACAGGACACGGGTTTAAATACTGGTCAACCCTAGTGCTAACTTGCTGTCTAGGACCCTGTACATTTTTGTGGTGGCTGGCTAGTGCACTTCTCATGGTGCCCAAGCATCTGCTGGAAGTTATCACCAGCCATTGTCCCAGGGGCAGCTTGGAGGTGGCTACCCTGtgttagagggaaaaaaattcagcttttcctgTGGAAAGGAGCTGTGTCTGGCAAGTTTTAGTTTTAAAACCAAGGAGTCCCAATCACTACTGGAAATTGTCTACTTTTTCCCTGGCAGATATGTTAGCTCAGTTTAGGGGTAGCTCAATGGCTGTTGCCAGGCTGTACACAGACCCCCAACAATCAATGTCAGGTGACAGCAAGAACTAGAAAAGAAAGGTCTTGAAACTCTTGCTTTTTACCTAGAGTCAGATAAGCCTTCTCCAGATCTCCAGAGGTTTCACTTTTAATGGATTCTTCTATGTCCTTCCCACACACCtatgagaagaaaaaggagccaTAAGAGCTTCTCTCTGTACATGTCTTCCCACTGCCAAAACAGCATCAGATTCAGGACCCAAATGGCAAAAGGTCATTCCAGATCCTTTAGAGCCTTTCCAAAGGAGTAATTCGAGGTAAATGAAGTTCTCCTCTGGCATAAGTTCTCACAGATCCACTGTGATCCACAAGAGAAGGTCTGTGCAGCCAGGTAAGGCCCAGTGGTTAAGGGATGGATAATCTCCATCAGGCAGTCCCAGGTATCTGACAGCCTCTAGGACAAAGAAGCTGCAGCTTCTTCTTGAGTGACCCCTGGTCAGCAGAAACTGTTCAAGCTTTCTCTAGACTCTCTATCAAAGGCTCTGGATGGCTCCCACATAAATAAGATAATTTTTGGAGCTTTACCAACTCTCTGAAGTTCTCTTACTTATTGTCTTTGGCTTCCCAGGCTAAGTTTACAAGCACCACGGTTGTCTCAGAGTTTTTGTATTATTCTGTAGGGAATTGGAGAAGCAGACTGTCTCTTCAAAACAGAGTTTACCCTGACTTTTGTGAACTTCAGGAACCTCAAAGACTTTTACTTTGCTCTACTTTGAGCGTCAGGATGTCCCTGCAAGTTTCAAGACTCTGACTTTTAGGTCAGAGCTGGGAGACTGTGTGTACAAGGCAGCAAGGGCACCACATCAGGCTTTAGGGCTTAAGCTCTGCAAAGCACCAACCTGGTTTAGATCTTACCCTATGTATCTCTCCAGCTGAAGAGAAGGGCATGTTCGCAAGATTTTGGCTCTAATCTTGGCCTACTTTGagtgcagccaggcaggatgTGGTGGATTGGTTTGGGCAAACAGATCTGCTTGGCTTTAGGAATCAAAGGCCAAGGTAGTTTGGCTATTGAGCACTTAACTGAATCCCCAGGGTTTGGGCCACTCCAAGGGAGAGAGTATCAGTTTGTGACTGGGTTTGTtcttctgccagcagcagccccaaacTTGGATTAAGCTGCAAACGTTTTTGTAGCTATTGGTTCCTTATTATGTTGACATTGAAACATGGctttgacttgagctctttccATCTTCAGTGCCTGAGGCTACAGTTTTCTGATGAACTCAGAGTCTTCCCAGGGAAGTTCAGGACTGTGAGCCAGAGGCTGGAGGGAGACTCTTTCCTGAGATGTCACTGCTGAGCTTCCACCTTGCTGCTAGGAGAAGGAACTTGGATCTCCCATTGCTTTGACTTTCAGAGGTAATTTCCTAGCAAGATATCTCCATATCAGGTCAGGTTCAGGCCCAGGCATGAGTAAAATGTTCCTGCTGGGTGACACAGGGAAAAGTACTAAATAGTCAGGATCCTGCTGCCTCCTTTGCCTTATGCTTGGAGACAGGGGAAAGCACAGCAAAGCACCTGCACAGGCCATCTGTCCAGTgtgggcagagaggaaaaggctggagataAACTTCTCCTCAGCCAATATGAGTGTGTTGAAGTGGTGGAACAGGAGGAGACACCATGACAGGCTCTGTttaggagaaggagaagaaaacaccagaaaagCAAATCCTTCCTTCAGGGCAGGAGTTTGTGAACCTGTCCTTTTGCTGCAGGAGGGGGGGTACActgtcctgcagctgtgggaaggagcagaCATTGGTGACATTTATTTGGCTGAGTATTGTGTATGAAGGGGAATGGGATCTTCACTGGCAGAAGATAAAGCTTCTCCTGTAAATCACCTATTTCTGTATGCTCAGGACACAGTTGTATAAATATGTTTTCCAACATTCTTAAAGCATTCAAGAAGTTATAAAATGGCAGATAAAGGATTGTCCACTCTAcatagaataatttaggttggaaaaggctcTTCAGATCATTACATGTCATTGTAGGGTCTGCACCTATATGTCAGGGCCCTATGCAACCCCCATTGCAGAAGATAAACTCACCTTTTCATAGGCTTGAAAAGTAGCTCTCAGCTGGCTATAGCTTCTCTTTGCTAGGACCACATTGAAAGCCAGCTCCTCTGTTCCCCAGCGGCCTTCTCCTGCCTTCAAAAGCACATGTTATTTTCTGGAAGCACTTGTTCACACACAGTAGAGACATGAAGTCAGCCACAACCCTGGATccatccagctccagcccatgctCCCCTTGCTCCTCTCTTTGTGTTGCCATTGCCCGTGTGCTTGGTTTGTTCAGTCCCCCTGAGGTAGCCCTTGCTGTGCAGCACGGgataaaaagggatttttgcaCAACTGCACTTACTTTGTACAGATCTGAGGCATCTTGCTCAGCAAGCTCTGCATTGACCTGCTGGGTCTCATCTCGGGttgcctgcagaaaaggagataACTGtaaaaaaacacccaaccaaGCGCTGGTTTCCTTTCAGCTCACAGATATTTGTGTATCTCTGGCCCTGACAGAtttttgggttggggttttgcTGCCATCTGCTGACACGAGCCCGGGGATGGGCACGGTGGGACCCCCCCGGTTTGCTGAACCCTTCGTGTAGGGTTTGTCCCCAGCTTTATGTGCTGTGTGCTGAGCCCTAACGAGATGGCAAcgctgctgcccctggagcaggaaGGTGCCCAGTACCTGCAGTGAAGTGCTGATGCTTTTCACAGGGCTGGATATGCCCTGGTGACTGTGAAATGTTTTCCTGACTGACCTATGTACTCTGAGCATTCACCAGCACTGCCATCCCTGCGAGAAATTAtcgatgaaaaaaaaaagcaataaatgtATTTGCCACTCCTGAAAGTATACAGGAGGTTGGAAAGAGCTACACCAATGCTTCCCAGAATGAGAATCTAAACAGTGGTGTATTTAGTGATGTGACTGTTATGTCTTTAAAGcttcttttatttattcagtCTTTTCATTTCCCAGGGCTGTCAGATCAGACTGACCACCACATTGCATTTCTCAATGTGCTCCTATTTTTCTTAGTTATAATGTGTCTTTATGAAGGTGttgattttttgctttatttcatgaaaagtgtttaaaataaaatgtattctaATGGAAAATAAGCTCTTTTTTGATGAATGAAAAACTAACAGAACAGCAATCTCTTTCTTAGTTGTTCTGCATCTGAATTCTGGAATCCTTAGATGAGATGGAAATAAGATTTAGTGGTTTAGGGCAAAAATTCAGAATAATGGGGCCATGACCTCGAATGAGTATTCTAGCCTTTACCATGGTATAAATAACAGTAAAACAATCCTGTTATTTTCAAAGTATCAATATTGATAAAATTATCTGTGGTTTCATAAACAAAAATGGTACATATTAAAAAGCCATAGATATGAAAGGCTCTTATACTGAAGAATGCCTTTGTTTACTGTAATTACCTCATTAATATATTACATATCATAACTGCATTATTATAACTGCCAGACAATACTTTTTATGGTTACTcagtgaaaaaaggaaatatctcTGTCAGGCAGCTGCATAAGAGGAAAGTCCCCAGCCTCACCTCTAGCACCATGACTAATATCTTCTGTAGGGAGCCACTGGTGTCACTTTTAACATCAGACTCCAGATCCCTGTCAAACACTGGGAAGAAACAAAATCTATGAGAGTTAAACCAGTGAGAAAGGATTTAAATGAAGGCGTTTGAAAGATAAAACTACTTACAACGCTTGTAGGCCTCCTTTATGTTTACGATTTcctaggaaaacaaaaaaataaataaagtaaaaatcaaataaataaataaataaataaataaataaataaataaataaataacgtGTTACTAATTAATAAGTAAATGAGCAAACAAAACACCAGCAAGTCAGCACCATGCCTGTAGTGTGTgatgtcactgtcacattttctgaaaaatccccttaCCCAGGactcttctcctgggaagctgagaagtctcacagaaaaaggaaaacaatattatctcatttgcttctcctgtgttttgctgctttggaatgtagTTGGAGATTCTTTATCCAgaatgtgaattgttttaacttaatgaccaatcacagtcaagCTGTGTCAGTACTCTAgaaggagtcacaagtttttcattattatcttttagccttctgtctgtatcttttctctattctttagtatagttttaatatagtaTTCTTTGATATAAAATCATAATATagtaaattagccttctaagaacatagagtcagattcatcatttccttcctgccctaAGGGACCCAGAAAATACCAGAGTGTGAAGTGCAGCAACCACGGGGGAGGGAGAAGCTGTGAATTCCCAGTTCCCGTTGAGGACAGTGCTTTGAGAGGTGCCTGATTCATGCAGGTGTCCCTCTGGTTTTCCCTGCATTTAGGCAAGAGTtaactatttctttttttcacaagGCTCATGTTCCTGTGCCTCTGAACCACCAGAGCAGTGCCAAGGCTGCCCTTTAACATGTATCCAGGGATTATTCTCACCGGTGCCGCCCCCGTGCCATCCAAGGC harbors:
- the ANXA13 gene encoding annexin A13; protein product: MGSSHSQTYKLAEDRRKPAVGAASLSADEPSAHKHHHHSSDAEKDAKKIHSACKGAGTNEKKIIEVLSSRTSEQRQQIKQKYKDLYSKEMEEDLKADLSGNFEKAVLALLDLPCEYEARELRRAMKGAGTDESLLIEILCTRSNKEIVNIKEAYKRLFDRDLESDVKSDTSGSLQKILVMVLEATRDETQQVNAELAEQDASDLYKAGEGRWGTEELAFNVVLAKRSYSQLRATFQAYEKVCGKDIEESIKSETSGDLEKAYLTLVSCAKDCPGYFATLLHKSMKGAGTDEETLIRILVTRAESDLPAIKEKFQQMYKKPLAEAVHSDTSGDFRKLLLAILH